A region from the Desulfocurvibacter africanus subsp. africanus DSM 2603 genome encodes:
- a CDS encoding PAS domain S-box protein: MAILSARIYLIQRLASALALGSGMVAFGMASLLTGFHSIFGLGADDIVKINNVSTLAFAASCAMSTHLSLRTAGRNTRGKAKRFLLVLVYASMFLLPLLVYGASLSGNLPTFFIQGEGPTGIRRLVLSTALILFVVAVKDQYSVYKRNRSAFGYWFLLGLVLIMTGMICYSLMHAVGTPLSWLGRISQILGFGYILAGVVAAYRESGQGHRSVADAIRSFLQADAGYRLLVENSPDVIVRFDQDLRCTYANPAIESAFGQPARSYIGRSLPEAGIDDAGFAGLETILHKTLSEGVEKTAEFVRQTESGRQVFHCRCMPERSSNGQIDSVLVSCRDITVLREQEARYQSVFEQAAVGLARAKLDNRLLQVNQKLCDILGYSRDELLNLRYEDLTHPDDLERELPLIRQLLAGKTNSYSLEKRYIRKDNSLVWATLAVSLDYNSAGQPVGLIGAVEDISDRKQAEDALVDREERLRAFFEASMDAVLLTAPDGSILAANRAAQDMFGLTEQEIIAAGREGLVDTSDPRLPILLEERVRTGRTRGELRYRRSDGSHFEAEMSSGLYQGAQDRTLTSMVIRDITERKQAEKARLRSLNLQNKLIIATKDILAEQTIEGLLTTVAKAAQIVTNARVAASGYQVADKRFDFAVHSPHAIARFPNSEHLSGHCGGIFKKLFDSRNPGIIRLSEMELPETPREWNLASDHPPLRGLLIAALTNTQGKPEGLISVSTKTDGTFTAEDETLLGQLAGVASLGLQHLSARIEAEQANRAKSEFLANMSHEIRTPMNGVIGLTELALITVEEPKAREYLQMVKRSGLTLLDIINDILDLSKIEAGKVMLEKKPFSLRESLEATLKPLDVVAQGKGLKVSLQVAPDVPDALMGDRGRLRQVLTNLVGNAVKFSHKGWVRVSVGLDGGTLSSEQATISFEVADEGIGIPADKLSTIFDSFAQVDSSAHVKYGGTGLGLSISKHLVELMGGTIQARSEMGIGSTFSFTANFGLTKEQITEAPGLITPALALPRQGLRVLLAEDNAINMHLAKELLKKRGNSVTGVSTGKEALEALAKEPFDLVLMDVQMPEMGGEEATRRIRAGEAGDPRVPIVALTAYALEGDRERFLVAGMDDYLSKPIDMEELDRVLARMDQARESG; the protein is encoded by the coding sequence GTGGCCATCCTTTCCGCCAGGATTTACCTGATTCAGAGATTGGCAAGCGCCCTTGCGCTTGGCAGCGGCATGGTCGCCTTCGGCATGGCCAGCCTGCTGACGGGTTTCCATTCGATCTTTGGGCTTGGAGCCGATGACATCGTAAAGATAAACAACGTGAGCACGCTTGCCTTTGCCGCTAGCTGCGCCATGAGCACACACCTAAGCCTGCGGACCGCCGGTCGCAATACTCGGGGAAAAGCAAAACGCTTTTTACTGGTATTGGTCTACGCAAGCATGTTTCTGCTTCCCTTGCTCGTCTACGGGGCAAGTCTAAGCGGCAACCTGCCAACCTTCTTTATCCAGGGAGAGGGGCCAACGGGCATCCGCCGACTTGTACTTTCGACCGCCCTGATCCTTTTTGTCGTCGCGGTGAAAGACCAATACTCCGTGTACAAGCGCAATCGCTCGGCTTTCGGCTACTGGTTCCTGCTTGGACTCGTGCTCATCATGACCGGCATGATTTGCTACAGCCTTATGCATGCTGTGGGCACTCCTCTTAGCTGGCTTGGTAGAATCAGCCAAATCCTCGGATTCGGTTACATACTCGCAGGCGTGGTCGCAGCTTACCGGGAGTCCGGGCAGGGCCATCGGAGCGTCGCGGACGCCATACGATCTTTTTTACAAGCCGATGCCGGGTACAGACTGCTTGTAGAGAATTCCCCTGACGTCATCGTCCGCTTCGATCAAGACCTACGCTGCACCTACGCCAATCCGGCCATCGAATCCGCGTTCGGCCAGCCCGCAAGATCCTACATTGGCCGTTCCCTACCCGAGGCTGGAATTGATGATGCCGGTTTTGCCGGTCTGGAAACCATCCTGCACAAGACCTTGAGCGAAGGCGTGGAGAAGACGGCGGAGTTCGTGCGGCAGACGGAGAGCGGCAGACAGGTCTTTCACTGCCGCTGCATGCCTGAACGTAGCTCCAATGGCCAGATCGACAGCGTGCTTGTGTCGTGTCGCGACATTACCGTGCTGCGTGAGCAGGAGGCCAGATACCAATCCGTTTTCGAGCAGGCGGCCGTGGGACTGGCTAGGGCAAAACTGGACAATCGCCTGCTTCAGGTGAATCAGAAGCTTTGCGACATCCTGGGCTACTCCAGGGACGAGCTTCTCAATCTACGGTATGAGGATCTCACCCATCCTGATGATCTGGAGAGGGAACTGCCCCTCATACGGCAGCTCCTGGCAGGCAAAACCAACTCGTATTCTCTGGAAAAACGCTATATCCGCAAGGATAATTCCCTTGTCTGGGCTACCCTGGCCGTCTCACTGGATTACAATTCGGCTGGCCAGCCCGTCGGCCTCATCGGCGCGGTCGAGGATATCTCTGATCGCAAGCAGGCCGAGGACGCCTTGGTAGACCGTGAGGAGCGCCTGCGGGCCTTCTTCGAGGCAAGCATGGACGCCGTGCTCCTGACTGCTCCTGACGGGTCCATCCTGGCTGCCAATCGGGCAGCTCAGGACATGTTTGGTCTAACTGAACAGGAAATCATCGCTGCTGGCCGCGAAGGCCTTGTCGACACTTCTGATCCTCGCCTGCCCATTCTCTTGGAGGAGCGCGTCCGCACCGGACGTACGCGTGGCGAACTGCGGTATCGACGAAGTGATGGAAGCCACTTCGAAGCCGAGATGTCCTCTGGGCTTTACCAAGGTGCCCAAGACAGGACCCTGACCAGCATGGTCATCCGCGACATCACCGAACGCAAGCAGGCCGAGAAAGCCCGCCTACGCTCACTCAACCTTCAGAACAAGCTTATAATCGCGACCAAGGATATCCTGGCCGAACAGACTATAGAAGGACTCCTCACGACCGTGGCCAAGGCGGCCCAGATAGTTACGAACGCTCGGGTGGCGGCAAGCGGCTACCAGGTGGCCGATAAGCGCTTCGATTTCGCAGTGCATTCCCCGCATGCAATAGCACGATTCCCAAACTCCGAGCACCTGAGCGGGCATTGTGGCGGCATTTTCAAAAAGCTGTTTGATAGCCGCAACCCAGGCATAATACGCCTAAGCGAAATGGAGCTGCCGGAGACTCCTCGCGAATGGAACCTGGCTAGTGATCATCCGCCCCTGCGCGGTTTGCTCATCGCCGCTCTGACCAATACACAAGGAAAGCCTGAGGGACTCATCAGCGTTTCCACCAAGACAGACGGTACATTTACAGCCGAAGATGAGACTTTGCTGGGACAGCTCGCGGGCGTGGCCTCCCTTGGGCTGCAGCACCTTTCAGCCAGAATTGAAGCTGAACAGGCCAACCGTGCCAAGTCCGAGTTCCTGGCCAACATGAGCCACGAGATCAGAACTCCGATGAACGGGGTCATCGGCCTGACCGAGTTGGCGCTCATTACCGTGGAAGAACCGAAGGCCCGTGAATACCTGCAGATGGTCAAGAGGTCCGGTCTTACCTTGCTCGACATCATCAACGACATCCTCGACCTCTCCAAGATCGAGGCTGGCAAGGTCATGCTGGAGAAAAAGCCCTTCAGCCTGCGTGAGAGTCTTGAGGCGACCCTGAAGCCTTTGGACGTCGTCGCCCAAGGAAAGGGTTTGAAAGTGTCCCTCCAAGTCGCTCCAGATGTCCCTGATGCCCTCATGGGCGACAGGGGGCGGCTCAGGCAAGTGCTCACCAACCTTGTAGGCAACGCGGTCAAGTTCTCGCACAAGGGTTGGGTGCGCGTTTCTGTCGGTTTGGATGGCGGGACGCTTTCATCCGAGCAGGCCACCATCAGCTTTGAGGTCGCGGATGAAGGCATCGGTATACCAGCTGACAAGCTCAGTACCATTTTCGATAGCTTCGCCCAGGTCGACAGTTCGGCGCACGTCAAATACGGGGGGACGGGACTTGGGCTGTCCATCTCCAAGCATCTCGTGGAGCTGATGGGAGGCACGATTCAGGCCCGTAGCGAGATGGGCATCGGTTCGACCTTCTCGTTTACAGCGAACTTTGGCCTGACCAAAGAGCAGATCACAGAGGCTCCGGGCCTGATCACGCCAGCCCTTGCCTTGCCAAGACAAGGCTTGCGAGTCCTCTTGGCCGAGGACAATGCGATAAATATGCACCTAGCCAAGGAACTGCTCAAGAAAAGGGGAAACTCCGTCACAGGGGTCTCGACAGGAAAGGAGGCTTTGGAGGCACTC